The Eremothecium gossypii ATCC 10895 chromosome IV, complete sequence genome contains a region encoding:
- the MTC6 gene encoding Mtc6p (Syntenic homolog of Saccharomyces cerevisiae YHR151C (MTC6)) encodes MGSFLLCLLLVQLQWCLCSNVLDDLLQQTNIAFLSQQDVIGVIPVNQIPLVGVELCSMFETVGDGQDTLAAMLQTGVQTLVMDIGYDEDAGGWQMCGRTSLSEGISTVSRQIERLFPTLYANLVVLVLRGGAAEAHYEALRDAIGRVGRWTYSAEKVKATSPHLNSLLDDQEKRVLVVALDDSLCEALGTVAFGPEDVAYVEGNDTIDCSEHTDSWSFIEREFHWTDVREYVRLGCSPVITGKSVANISELEALVKVAQVWSWGAGEPALTDANSEMQRCASLGYDSATERATWKSTSCRQNLPVLCQAVNDRYSWLVGTRNLRFDQLNMDSCPSGYKPSVPRTPLEQREVERYLSEHHPSDGQYWIYLNSISVEKCWVVGGPETPCPYVALVSTRNFAAMIVTSSILVLLLLVLIILLDLVRVPIQDNRRSWKRALGSYSKAETEGVPM; translated from the coding sequence ATGGGCAGTTTTCTTCTTTGTTTGCTACTTGTTCAGTTGCAATGGTGTTTGTGCTCTAATGTGTTGGACGACCTGCTACAACAGACCAATATCGCGTTTTTATCGCAGCAAGATGTGATAGGAGTGATCCCTGTTAATCAGATTCCACTGGTGGGGGTGGAGCTCTGCTCTATGTTTGAGACCGTCGGCGATGGACAGGATACGCTTGCGGCGATGTTGCAAACGGGCGTGCAGACGCTTGTGATGGACATTGGCTACGACGAAGACGCGGGCGGGTGGCAGATGTGCGGGCGCACATCGCTCAGTGAGGGTATTTCCACGGTCTCCCGACAGATTGAAAGGCTGTTTCCGACTCTGTACGCGAACCTTGTTGTTCTTGTGCTGCGCGGAGGGGCTGCGGAGGCACACTACGAGGCGCTCCGGGACGCCATTGGGCGCGTGGGGCGGTGGACTTACTCGGCAGAGAAGGTGAAGGCGACATCGCCCCACCTGAACAGCCTGTTGGACGACCAGGAGAAACGGGTTCTGGTCGTGGCGCTCGACGACAGCCTGTGTGAGGCCTTGGGAACGGTGGCCTTTGGGCCCGAGGACGTGGCATACGTGGAGGGCAACGATACCATAGACTGCAGCGAGCATACTGACTCGTGGAGCTTCATAGAGCGTGAGTTCCACTGGACGGACGTCCGCGAGTATGTTCGCTTGGGGTGCTCGCCGGTCATCACAGGAAAGAGCGTTGCTAATATAAGTGAGCTTGAGGCGCTTGTCAAGGTTGCACAGGTGTGGTCGTGGGGGGCGGGGGAACCGGCGCTGACCGATGCTAATTCTGAAATGCAGCGTTGCGCATCACTTGGATACGACTCAGCTACGGAGCGAGCCACGTGGAAGAGCACGAGCTGCCGGCAAAACTTGCCAGTTCTGTGCCAAGCAGTCAACGATCGGTATAGTTGGCTTGTGGGAACACGCAATTTGAGGTTCGACCAACTTAATATGGACTCATGTCCCTCTGGCTACAAACCTTCGGTCCCGCGGACACCACTAGAACAGCGAGAAGTTGAAAGGTACCTTTCTGAACACCATCCCTCCGATGGGCAATACTGGATTTATCTCAATTCCATTTCGGTAGAGAAGTGTTGGGTTGTTGGAGGACCCGAAACACCCTGTCCTTATGTAGCATTGGTATCCACACGGAATTTTGCAGCGATGATAGTGACTTCTTCGATACTAGTACTTCTCCTACTTGTGCTTATAATTTTACTCGACCTAGTGCGCGTACCGATCCAGGACAATCGGCGGAGTTGGAAGCGCGCTCTCGGTAGCTATTCCAAGGCAGAGACTGAGGGGGTACCGATGTAG